From Xiphophorus couchianus chromosome 7, X_couchianus-1.0, whole genome shotgun sequence:
ATTAATGCAACACTTTCCTCATAAAGTAAGAATTTAATtttcatatgtattttttggaaataaagcTTGTGTAccatcaaaagaaaatgtattaacagatttttcccccccaaattataaataataataaaatatatatatataataaataaattataaataatattattgataGTCTCCATACTGGAAAGTTTGCTAGAAATACATCATTAATGAagaaatttctgtaaaaaaaaacttcagggATGGCGGAGTCCCTGCTCAAAATTACGTGAAAGAGGTGTatggagccttgtgccagaagcccattaaaatgctgactacatcgttttaaactgtgtgattgtgagtgggaataaaaattgcaacatgtattttgttccatataacacagtaggagtgtaacaggtaaaccttctatggatgcaaactcgactaaaaacccacctgtttaggattgtatttgaaacgtaatcaattacaaatttattgatggagcctgaattaatgtcgtgttttgattgttgattctatgttgcattgtgtttctgtgtttgatgtgatgtaaagcactttgaaatgccttgctgctgaaatgtgctatacaaataaaatgtgattgattgattgattgattgtaaactttaaaatgagtaaaatcagTAAATCAGTTACCCAGACGGTGGCTGTCAGTCTGACGTAGAGGCAGGTGATAACACAGCTGTACAGGAACATCAGGGCCAGCAGACCAATCAGAATCCATCCCAGCACAGATTTATCAAGAGGAGGGCAGTCCTTTTCACCTGATTACAAACAAGACAAaccacagaaacatgaaaatagaCCTTAGAAAGAAATTCATCTTGGAATATTCTAACTAACAGATCTACTATGTGATCCCATTACTAGTAACAACACATTAATTTAGTTACTACATCTTAGTCCAAGAACCAATCATTTCAAATTGTGCAGCTCCTTTCTGCCTTTGGTGAGAAGGAATCATATTGTGAGATAAATGACTTCATCTAACAAttataatagaatagaatagaattcaactttattgtcattgcactgtcacaactacaagcaacgagatgtaacTAAGACTATTTCCTAAGGaacactttgtttttactgcACCAATAACAGCGTTTGTGtgtgatgcatttttattttggtttgggTTACATACCATATAACAGTGTGGTATTTGTTCCTCTCCTGGTGTAATCCACACCGCCATACTCCACTGTTATCTCACACTGATAGGTGGCTCTTATTGTTTCTGGTCTAATGTTTCgtaaagtgaaaacaaacttgGTGGAACTCAGACTCAGGGTGACATCTTTACAGGAAGCCTGTCCCTTCTGACACAGCAGCTCTTCTTCATTCCTAAAAGTTAAAGCATAAATCAGATACTGAATGAACTTATCTGACAAATTCGGAGCAAAGTGTTCATTTGCACATTAATTTGAATGCAAAGGTTTTTCATGCAACTCATgaagaaaggaagaggaaatACAACACATGTTTTTAGGAGTGGAAATATGTCAAGTCTTCACATATTTACACTGCTGTGATCATTCAGTGATGGATTGTTAGTGGTAGACTGTAAAGAGTTTGCTCGCACCACGATGCACGGTGGTCTTTGGTTTGTGTGGGTGACTCTTTTTCCTGTCttgttatgttgtttttatcccCAGTAAGAACTTTAGATTGCTGAGATAGTGAGGAGGTTTTGCAGTGATGGCATGTGAATCTTGCAaactttgtttcaaatgttcAGAAGGCCCCATTTTTACTGTACTGTTGCTGTGGCTCTAagccaggggtctcaaactccagtcctcgagggctgcagtcctgcaacttttagatgtgtctctgctgcaccacctgaacagaataattaggtcattaaggctctggagaactgatctacacaaggaggaggtcattaagtcatttcattccagtgttttgtacctgtggcacatctaaaaactgcaggactgcggccctccaggcctggagtttgagacccctggtctaaacaGTCAGCGAACGTCATGTCAGTGTTGTCACATAGACTGAGGTCAAATCTACCTAACTAGCAGACAGGTcgataaaaaagacaaataaacgAGCTTGAAATAATTGTCTTTTTGTGTCAGCAGTGATTACCTACAAAGAAAAGCATGCGGTCATCATCGCTTTGAATCATAATACACTGGAACGTATGGAAAATACCAGTGAAAAGTTCATTTGTTATGAATTTTTCAGAATATCCAAAGTTCCCCAGAAACAGCCAGAaacatctcctcctcctcagggATTCTACAGAGCCGAGCTGAAACCTGTTCAGTGGTTCCTCTGTATTGCAGGTTGGTGAAGTTTTTCTCTGAGTCACAATAAGGTACAAAGTTTGTGACAACCAGGCAGCTGTAAAAAGCTCCATAAATTTTTCCCCTGAAAACATCAAGAATGGACTCAACACAACAGGAGGTACAAGCTGTCAGCTTTTGGCTGTTTTACccttttgattgtttttacaaaatcaattCTGATCAAAATAATTGGACTGTTTTAATATTGGAAAAgcccaagaaaaacaaatatactttataaatgttctctctttttattaatgtaaaaagcaatgtgaacaaacaaacaaaaaaaagtaaaaaaaaaaattgctccaATTGGTAAAGAGAAAGtgaattaagtttatccaacttAATTTAAGTTTAACCAAGCCAAATATATTATGATCAGTTTGAGTTAACTTTCTGTAGAATTTAGTCAAAgagatttgaattatttattagacaaaaataactgatttgAGTAAGAGTGACAAATTTGTAATGTTAAACACACTTAATGAATTAAGttgtaaaaatttaataaattgagTTGGATAAACTTCATGAATTGATTTAAgttaattaagttaatttaagtttgttagatttgtaacttttaagtCAATTGAACACAAAAAATTAAGTTGTTATCACTAAACCAAATGAATTAagtgagattaatgtaaataagtcTATAAGATGAACTACagtcaaaaacaattttagagtGTAGAATGTTAAGTTTACAACTCTCTGTGGTGAGTGGATTCATTTTTCAACACaactaaacataaatattaacCAACACATATGAGGACTGACTTGTTCCCTGACTGACAAACAGCACTGATTTTCAAgcctaaaacaaattaaatcagactCAATGCGTGATTACAGCAGCCATTAGTAGAACACTCACTGTGAAATTCTGTACAGTCGAACATCATGAAGCTTAGACTCATAAGAGTCATGTTCACAGCTGATTGAGGAGGTTTGGTCTGGGTTCACATGCTGAAACTCCGGCTGGATCACCTTAAAATCTGAGGGTTGAAAAGGATCAGTAAGGAAACACAGAGTCAGGTAAAACCTGCTGGCTCACTTTGATAGAATGAAACTGATTTATACCAAAACAGTATAAAGACTGACTCCTTGCAACAAAGAAGAAGTTTCATACTGCATTGCTCTGTTTGCTGAGATGACACTTCAGGCCAGAAATCCAAATAActactttcatttatttcaaagaatGTTAATGATTGTGCCACAATCATAAGTctcaacatccatccatccatccattttctgttcacccttgtccctaatggggtcgggagggttgctggtgcccatctccagctacgttccgggcgagaggcggggttcaccctggacaggtcgccagtctgtcgcagtaaGTCtcaacaattaaatgtttttccttaaCCAAAGGTGGATAAAAAATCCTTATTACCTGAGCCAGGTAAAAAGCTTTTGTGTGtgatgagtttttattttggtttgggTTACATACCATATAACAGTGTGGTATTTGTTCCTCTCCTGGTGTAATCCACACCGCCATACTCCACTGTTATCTCACACTGATAGGTGGCTCTTATTGTTTCTGGTCTAATGTTTCgtaaagtgaaaacaaacttgGTGGAACTCAGACACAGGGTGACATCTTTACAGGAAGCCTGTCCCTTCTGACACAGCAGCTCTTCTTCATTCCTAAAAGTTAAAGCATAAATCAGATACTGAATGAACTTATCTGACAAATTCGGAGCAAAGTGTTCATTTGCACATTAATTTGAATGCAAAGGTTTTTCATGCAACTCATgaagaaaggaagaggaaatACAACACATGTTTTTAGGAGTGGAAATATGTCAAGTCTTCACATATTTACACTGCTGTGATCATTCAGTGATGGATTGTTAGTGGTAGACTGTAAAGAGTTTGCTCGCACCACGATGCACGGTGGTCTTTGGTTTGTGTGGGTGACTCTTTTTCCTGTCttgttatgttgtttttatcccCAGTAAGAACTTTAGATTGCTGAGATAGTGAGGAGGTTTTGCAGTGATGGCATGTGAATCTTGCAaactttgtttcaaatgttcAGAAGGCCCCATTTTTACTGTACTGTTGCTGTGGCTCTAagccaggggtctcaaactccagtcctcgagggctgcagtcctgcaacttttagatgtgtctctgctgcaccacctgaacagaataattaggtcattaaggctctggagaactgatctacacaaggaggaggtcattaagtcatttcattccagtgttttgtacctgtggcacatctaaaaactgcaggactgcggccctccaggcctggagtttgagacccctggtctaaacaGTCAGCGAACGTCATGTCAGTGTTGTCACATAGACTGAGGTCAAATCTACCTAACTAGCAGACAGGTcgataaaaaagacaaataaacgAGCTTGAAATAATTGTCTTTTTGTGTCAGCAGTGATTACCTACAAAGAAAAGCATGCGGTCATCATCGCTTTGAATCATAATACACTGGAACGTATGGAAAATACCAGTGAAAAGTTCATTTGTTATGAATTTTTCAGAATATCCAAAGTTCCCCAGAAACAGCCAGAaacatctcctcctcctcagggATTCTACAGAGCCGAGCTGAAACCTGTTCAGTGGTTCCTCTGTATTGCAGGTTGGTGAAGTTTTTCTCTGAGTCACAATAAGGTACAAAGTTTGTGACAACCAGGCAGCTGTAAAAAGCTCCATAAATTTTTCCCCTGAAAACATCAAGAATGGACTCAACACAACAGGAGGTACAAGCTGTCAGCTTTTGGCTGTTTTACccttttgattgtttttacaaaatcaattCTGATCAAAATAATTGGACTGTTTTAATATTGGAAAAgcccaagaaaaacaaatatactttataaatgttctctctttttattaatgtaaaaagcaatgtgaacaaacaaacaaaaaaaagtaaaaaaaaaaattgctccaATTGGTAAAGAGAAAGtgaattaagtttatccaacttAATTTAAGTTTAACCAAGCCAAATATATTATGATCAGTTTGAGTTAACTTTCTGTAGAATTTAGTCAAAgagatttgaattatttattagacaaaaataactgatttgAGTAAGAGTGACAAATTTGTAATGTTAAACACACTTAATGAATTAAGttgtaaaaatttaataaattgagTTGGATAAACTTCATGAATTGATTTAAgttaattaagttaatttaagtttgttagatttgtaacttttaagtCAATTGAACACAAAAAATTAAGTTGTTATCACTAAACCAAATGAATTAagtgagattaatgtaaataagtcTATAAGATGAACTACagtcaaaaacaattttagagtGTAGAATGTTAAGTTTACAACTCTCTGTGGTGAGTGGATTCATTTTTCAACACaactaaacataaatattaacCAACACATATGAGGACTGACTTGTTCCCTGACTGACAAACAGCACTGATTTTCAAgcctaaaacaaattaaatcagactCAATGCGTGATTACAGCAGCCATTAGTAGAACACTCACTGTGAAATTCTGTACAGTCGAACATCATGAAGCTTAGACTCATAAGAGTCATGTTCACAGCTGATTGAGGAGGTTTGGTCTGGGTTCACATGCTGAAACTCCGGCTGGATCACCTTAAAATCTGAGGGTTGAAAAGGATCAGTAAGGAAACACAGAGTCAGGTAAAACCTGCTGGCTCACTTTGATAGAATGAAACTGATTTATACCAAAACAGTATAAAGACTGACTCCTTGCAACAAAGAAGAAGTTTCATACTGCATTGCTCTGTTTGCTGAGATGACACTTCAGGCCAGAAATCCAAATAActactttcatttatttcaaagaatGTTAATGATTGTGCCACAATCATAAGTCtcaacaattaaatgtttttccttaaCCAAAGGTGGATAAAAAATCCTTATTACCTGAGCCAGGTAAAAAGCTTTTGTGTGtgatgagtttttattttggtttgggTTACATACCATATAACAGTGTGGTATTTGTTCCTCTCCTGGTGTAATCCACACCGCCATACTCCACATACTTCAATTGAAGTCAGTATATTTATATAGAACCAATTCACCACGAACATTGTCTTCAGGCACTTTAtcaaaaacagtcattttaattcaatcacACATTCAATTAATCCTAGTTATGAGTCAGTTCATAAAGCTCTGTTTATTATTGAAATTCATCTAAAAGGTTTTCTATCTAAGGCAGGTTGTTTAAAAGATGACATTTCTACTTACCATAACTGAAGACAAATTCTGAgcccagaaaaaataaattgaagataaaaatgtttaagttcaGGCGTGACATCTTAGCAGTGTTGTCTTCTTCCTCTGTAGCAAAGAATAAACACGTTAAACCTCTACAGACACTCTGCCGTGATCATTCAGTGATGGATTCAGTGGTAGACTGTAAAGAGTTTGCTCGCACCACGATGCACGGTGGTGTCTTTGGTTTGTGTGGGTGACTCTTTTTCCTGTCTCGTCATGTTGTTTTTATCCCCAGTAAGAACTTTAGATCGCTCAGATAGTGAGGAGGTTTTGCAGTGATGGCATGTGAATCTTGCAaactttgtttcaaatgttcagaaatattGGAAAAgcccaacaaaaacaaaaaaaagtcatatacccatccattttcttacacctttgtccctagtgggatCGGGAGGTTTATTatatatgttttccttttttttaataacgtAAACAGCAATTTGCACAAAATCAGCCAAACCAACACCGACCCCCTCTCTCTCAGAGCATAGAACACTTTCATGATTATGAGTATCCTAGACTGTATTATTACATTAAAAGCGAGACATCTCTTCTGGACTTATGAGGCAACACAATATGCATGCTTAATTTAGTAAGATTAGGGAAGTGTACATAAGAAAAGTGTGTTGGCAGGAATGAGAGGGAGAAACCTGAACAGCTGTACCATCTCTGGCCGACAGCAAGAGAGGAGGCATGGAAATTAGGCCAAAAGAGTTTACgtgcaaaacattttacttttaggGAAGTTTATGGTTCACACCACTAGTATGTGCAGACATTTTGGAGATGAATTGAAGTGGAGAAAAAGATAATCTTGTGCTGCAAATTGAACCACCATAGGTTTATGATTGCACCTTCTGCACAGTTTTCCAAATCTCACAGCCACTTTCTGTAACCCTACACAAGAAAATGAATACCTTTGTCTTTCTCTATCTTCCATTAAAAAGCAGTTTgtccaaataaaacagataagAACAATTTGCTGTATTAGTGAACGGCTTCGAAGTGAGCTGCCCCGTTGGGTCCATGGCTAACCCGGGGAAAAACCTCAAATTAAGGATGCACTTTAAGTTCAGTTCTTaggattaataaaacaaaaaacatcataGGTTGTTGTAAAGGTAGAACAATAACTCACAACCAGCCTTCAAGCTGAACTTTCTGAGTACAATTTGAAACTTAAGCTATCCTTATTTTCCCTGTTTACACTGAGCGCCATGTGTTTGACTTTACTTCATTATTCTGCATTATTATCACAAAATGTTCCATATGACCTTATATGGTGATTAACCAAGCTGCCCTGATACTAACCAAGTTGTCGTCAGAAACCCGAGTAACCAGAGACTATTCTACAGCTAAATCAACCACGCCCAAAAATAGAATGAGAAAATTCTTGTAATACAATGTACTGTACTTGTTGAGCGCAGCACTAGGGCTGTATAATTATATCGATTCTACGATATTTATCGATCTTTTTCCACCCTTGGAAGGTATCGATTTTTCGTCCGCGAGTATCGATACGTTAaaccagtggtgcccaaagtcagtcctgGAGTGTcagtgtcctgcatgttttagttctctccctggtggtagtaacaaccttttcagcaagtcaatgttcttcttaggcctctaaggagccatcatttgatccaggtgcgttaaaccagggagagaactaaaacatgcaggatgccggccctccaggaccaacTTTTATACACCCCTGCGTTAAACCATAGGGGTCCACAGGCTTATACTGTACCATCTTTTTAACAAGTCTGGTTTGTGATGGTGTAGCAGCTAGACTCTGCCTCCCCCAGTCTCACTTTCAACTTGTGCTTAAAGTGCACAAAACTACACAccaatttttaaattgtgttaatagGCCAAGTAAAACCAGAGTTatgctaaaataagtaaatcatatttttccgaatgtcagagaaatgtcaaaaactgGCTTTTCTGGTTATGTGAAAGGGAATGAGCTTCCAAACGTAAAAAACAAACGCAACATTaaattcctttgtttttggaaatctcaAATCTTCAATAAATAACGATGGGCTGTATTTTGTTGCTAAGAAACGAAGTAAAGTTGCGCAAGTAACCGTGAAGGAGAAGCAGAAGGAGTAGCGGCAAAAGCAGTGAGATCGcaaaattaatgcaaagtttggATATTGGAGCGACTAGTGGCATCCACttagtaatttgtttttagcttagtGGTTTCTGTTCTGTATATAAGGGATTACCTGAAGAATGAACACACAGCATGCAGTGGCGCTCTGTTTTGAGCTGGAAAACGAAGAGAGGAAACCCACAGCCGCAGTCTGGGCGCAGTGAGGATTGTCATGATGGCTTATCGATAATTCTTATTAGCAACTGACAAAGAGTATCAGAGACTGAGAGCACGATGAGATCCTGGCAGTCTGAGAGGCAGCTACTCAGGAATGGGAATGACGGCGCCGCTCAGCTGCAAGGAGTCAATCACTACGGGGTGAGGCAGAGCCACTCACCCAGCAGCTAGTAGTAAACAGCTTACAGCCACGGCTAACTCCAGGAGCCATGGTAGAAAAGCCTTTCTCCTATAGTCCAACAGACTGTTTTTACTCTAAAACGCAACCACAGtatgtccaaaagaaaaacagaagtgcaaTCATTTGCATATTGAGAGTCAACAGAGGCTGATGATCTCCTCATTCGGCTCCTGGATCACTGTggaaactttgagttttatgtcaaatccacatgaattaaatgacagaaactaattttctcattgcatctttgattcattttgtccaACTGTAGACTGTTAGACTCTTCAATCAGAGTCAGGTATTCACACTGTagtttcacactgcactgtgtcacaCACGCCAAACTATTTGAGTAACTTGTTCATCCCCTCGACTGTGGTGGCAATGCACCAAGACCCAGTGGAGGAAATGATACAAAAACCTCTAAACAACACTGAGCGCTCTGCAGTCCAGTTGGTGCTCACATATGCATTCTAACCGAAACAGACTTTACTTCTACTGAACCCAGACCAACGGTTTTAGCCACACCACATTTAGCTGTTTTGGTCCTTATCAGAATGAGGTGATACATTCACACCTCTGCAAACAAACCAGGGTTTCTAGACTAAataggactggtgtgaatgcagcctacAGTGAACATCCCCTGGAGTTCAGTTAAGTCATCATCAGCATGGAAGGAATCCAAAGTCaaccttctatcacctgaagaacatttccaggattaaagttCTAATGCATCAGCAAGATCTAGTGAAACTTATCAAAGCATTTATCTTtggtcacattgattactgcaacagtgtcttcataGGTTtgcctaagaaaaaaaaaaaaaaaagctgatccagaacactgctgctggtgttctcactaaaaccaagAAGACAGAGCATATTACCTAGTTCTAAGGTCCTTACACTGacagaatagactttaaaatacttatgTTACATCATAACAGAATTGCTTTGCACCAAAATGTCTTAAAGATCTACTATTGTATCAATCATCcatctcaggtcttctggttctggttctggggatgaataggagaaccagaaccaattatggagaagcagcattcaggtTCTATGCACtgcaaatctggaacaaatgtatagaaaactgcagaacagttgaaacactgagtttcaaACACTGAGGCTAAAAGACAATGGCTTCCCTTTAAAAGGTTGCTTGTTTCTCCCTCCCTGGATGTGGCATCTTGTGTGGGTTTTAATTCGCTGAATTCAGGAAGTATTCAACTCTAGAATGCTTTGATCTGTGAATGTGAATTATTGTAGCCTATATCAATGCTACCAAAACAGGCTACTGGATGTGTCATAAAGCTCTGTTTTACTGAAGGAGATTGAATGTAACTCGATCACATTTCTGCCAGTTCCCCCCACCACTGCATGATTCACACACTGTTCACCACAGCGCTTCACAACATGCGTAAATTCAAAGCTCTGCATTACACACACAATTGTATATTCTGGTAGATTAAGGGTGCTACTCCACATCCTGTTTTTCTTGCGTGTCGGTGTGTGTGAGAAACTACAGGCAGTATCATCAGTAACATGAAATCCATTCTAGCAGTTTCATCTGATATCTCcattgttttttacaaatgagctctttttcttaaaacacCAGCATGGTCATATCTTCCATCAGTACCAACATTTCATATCTTTTGCCATCATGACATTCTCAGAGAAACATTCTGCAAACAAAAAGCCTGAATTCAGAAAATTCcccacaaacagacaaacagctAACGGCTTTGTGTGTAAACTGCACTACAAACCATCCCACTaattcatctgaaaatgtatcaaatgtaagaaaagaaacagatttgtGTTACTCTAATAGATTTTGGGGTCATTTAGATGTGCAAAGTTTGAACTGATTCATGAAATGTGAGCAACTTCAGAACTTTAATCATTAATTTATGTTAGATTTGATCTTATCAAATGCCTGCTTATTTTGAGAACAGTCAGATGACTGTGGGTTTGATATTAAGTCTGAATCACTGTGTGAATAAAGCTTTGGTGAGTCTGTGTTAGTTTAGTTTATGTAGTAATTTTTACTAACCTtcataacaatttaaattaaatggctCTCTCTTCAGTGTATTTAACAGCTGTGTGTCTGTAGATGTATTT
This genomic window contains:
- the LOC114148841 gene encoding uncharacterized protein LOC114148841, with amino-acid sequence MAPGVSRGCKLFTTSCWYVEYGGVDYTRRGTNTTLLYDFKVIQPEFQHVNPDQTSSISCEHDSYESKLHDVRLYRISQNEEELLCQKGQASCKDVTLCLSSTKFVFTLRNIRPETIRATYQCEITVEYGGVDYTRRGTNTTLLYDFKVIQPEFQHVNPDQTSSISCEHDSYESKLHDVRLYRISQNEEELLCQKGQASCKDVTLSLSSTKFVFTLRNIRPETIRATYQCEITVEYGGVDYTRRGTNTTLLYGEKDCPPLDKSVLGWILIGLLALMFLYSCVITCLYVRLTATVWKNTKACENSTYVVMNPPTQKRQHEDIYQMMQS